The genomic DNA CTCCGGAGAGCTTAAAAATATTAAAGCTATGGTCTCTTCTATGACAATGAAAGAGAGAGAAAATCCGGATTTATTAAATAATTCCCGTAAGCAAAGAATTGCAAACGGTTGCGGGCTTAGTCAAATTGAGATAAACAGAATGATTAAACAGTTTAAAAATGCCGGTAAAATGGCTAAGAGATTCTCAGGCAAGAACGGTATGAAAGATCTTCAAGCGATGATGGGTCAAATGGGCGGTGCCGGAGCACTCAGAAGATAGCTCCTGCCTTGTGAGGGCAAATATATAAACTTTTAGAAGCTTATATATTTGCATTCAAAATGCAAAATTTAACATATACAGCAAGTTGAAATATGACTTGCGCAGAGAAGGACAAAACATGGCAACAGTAATTCGCCTAACTAGAATGGGAAGAAAAAAACAACCTTTTTACCGTATCGCGGTAACAGATTCACGCAAAAGAAGAGACGGTGGTTGGATTGAGTTAATTGGACATCACAATCCAATGGTAGCAGAGAAAACAACAGTTGTTGATAATGAGAGATTAGATTACTGGTTGAGCGTCGGTGCTAAAATGAGTGATCGCGTTAAAAAGATAACAGGTCGTTAATATGATAGCTGATTTTGTCGCACAATTTGCAAGACTTATAGCATCTTACCCTGATGATGTAAGAGTTGAGGTAAAAGAGGGCGATGAAATAACTGAAATTCTGCTCTATGCCAATCAAGCCGATATCGGCAAATTGATTGGTAAAGAGGGCAAGATGATCGGTGCGATTAAAACCGTTATTTCAGGCTGTAAAGCAAAAGACGGCATGAGTTACCGTATAAATGTCGAAGCAACTAAGTAAACTACTTCACATCGCTACAATCGGCAAAGCTGTCGGTTTAAAAGGCGAAATGAAGCTTCATATCAAGAGTGACTTTCCCGAGCAGTTTAAAAAAGGTGCTTCATTTCCGATAAATGAAAATGAGAGCCTGACAATCAGTGAAGTAAATCATGAAAGAGGTCTTGTAAAATTTGTCGGCTATGCTTCGCCTGAAGATTCTAAAAAACTTACGAATAAAAAATTATATACAACAATAGAGAGAACAAGAAAAGAGTGCCGCTTAGATGAGGGCGAATATTTTTGGTTTGATCTTGAAGGTTGTAAAGTAATTGAAGATGGTAAAGTTTTAGGCATTGTTGATGAGGTTGATAGAATTTCAGTTACAAATTATCTT from Sulfurimonas sp. includes the following:
- the rpsP gene encoding 30S ribosomal protein S16, giving the protein MATVIRLTRMGRKKQPFYRIAVTDSRKRRDGGWIELIGHHNPMVAEKTTVVDNERLDYWLSVGAKMSDRVKKITGR
- a CDS encoding KH domain-containing protein encodes the protein MIADFVAQFARLIASYPDDVRVEVKEGDEITEILLYANQADIGKLIGKEGKMIGAIKTVISGCKAKDGMSYRINVEATK
- the rimM gene encoding ribosome maturation factor RimM (Essential for efficient processing of 16S rRNA), translated to MSKQLSKLLHIATIGKAVGLKGEMKLHIKSDFPEQFKKGASFPINENESLTISEVNHERGLVKFVGYASPEDSKKLTNKKLYTTIERTRKECRLDEGEYFWFDLEGCKVIEDGKVLGIVDEVDRISVTNYLSIKTDEALVKEGFAKSFLIPFSKPFTINTDIKEKIITVSGAMDILEAS